A genomic region of Pseudomonas sp. RSB 5.4 contains the following coding sequences:
- a CDS encoding MFS transporter encodes MSAQQQPPQSSLTITLQIVSIVFYTFVAFLCIGLPIAVLPGYVHEQLGFSAIVAGLVIGSQYLATLLSRPMAGRMSDTLGTKRAIVYGLCGIVLSGLLTLISTLLQDFPLPSLMILIVGRLLLGVAQGLIGVGTISWCMGQVGVEHTARSIGWNGIASYGAIAIGAPLGVVMVADYGFVSLGIALSVLAAGALILIRNKPSVPVVRGERLPFWAVFGRIAPYGASLSLASIGYGTLTTFITLYYLNRGWSGAAYCLTVFGVCFIVSRLLFISAISRFGGFNSAIACMSIETVGLVLLWLAPSTAFALIGAGLAGFGLSLVYPALGVEAIKQVPSSSRGSGLGAYAVFFDLALAIAGPLMGAVALNLGYAWIFFSAALLSVIGLGLTVLLKRRAMS; translated from the coding sequence ATGTCTGCGCAGCAACAGCCTCCGCAAAGCTCCCTGACGATCACCCTGCAGATCGTCTCCATCGTTTTCTACACCTTTGTCGCCTTCCTGTGCATCGGCCTGCCAATCGCGGTGTTGCCCGGTTATGTGCATGAACAACTGGGGTTCAGCGCGATCGTTGCCGGTCTGGTGATCGGCTCGCAGTATCTGGCCACCCTGCTCAGTCGGCCGATGGCCGGGCGCATGTCGGATACGCTGGGCACCAAACGGGCGATTGTCTATGGCTTGTGCGGGATTGTCCTCAGCGGGCTGCTGACGCTGATTTCGACGCTGTTGCAGGATTTTCCGTTGCCGAGCCTGATGATTCTGATCGTCGGGCGCCTGCTGCTCGGCGTGGCACAGGGCTTGATCGGGGTCGGCACCATCAGTTGGTGCATGGGCCAGGTCGGTGTCGAACACACGGCAAGATCAATCGGCTGGAACGGCATTGCCTCCTACGGCGCGATTGCGATTGGCGCGCCACTGGGCGTGGTCATGGTCGCCGACTACGGTTTTGTCAGCCTGGGCATCGCCCTTTCGGTACTGGCTGCGGGCGCTTTGATATTGATCCGCAATAAACCTTCGGTGCCAGTGGTGCGCGGCGAACGGCTGCCTTTTTGGGCAGTCTTCGGGCGGATTGCACCGTATGGGGCCAGCTTGAGCCTGGCGTCCATCGGTTACGGCACACTGACCACCTTCATTACTCTTTATTACCTCAACCGTGGCTGGAGCGGCGCGGCGTATTGCCTGACGGTCTTCGGCGTGTGCTTCATCGTGTCGCGGCTGCTGTTTATTTCGGCGATCAGCCGTTTTGGCGGCTTCAATTCGGCCATTGCCTGCATGAGCATCGAAACCGTTGGGCTGGTGCTGCTGTGGCTGGCGCCGTCTACCGCGTTTGCCTTGATCGGCGCGGGACTCGCCGGGTTTGGTTTGTCGCTGGTGTATCCGGCGCTGGGGGTCGAGGCGATCAAGCAGGTGCCCAGTTCCAGCCGTGGCTCGGGGTTGGGGGCCTATGCGGTGTTCTTTGATCTGGCGCTGGCGATTGCCGGGCCGTTGATGGGCGCGGTGGCGTTGAATTTGGGCTATGCGTGGATATTCTTCAGTGCGGCGCTGTTGTCGGTGATCGGGCTGGGATTGACGGTATTGCTCAAGCGCCGGGCGATGTCCTGA
- a CDS encoding Ku protein, translating to MARAIWKGAISFGLVHIPVALVSATSSQGVDFDWLDSRSMDPVGYKRVNKVTGKEVTKENIVKGVAYEKGRYVVLSEEEIRSAHPVSTQTIDIFSFVDAEQIPLQNIDTPYYLAPDKRGGKVYALLRETLSKTNKVALARVVLHTRQYLAALMPLESALVLVKLRWPQEVRGLDELELGSEVTKPQLAKGELDMAKRLVQDMSGDWSPEDYKDEFEDKIMALVEKKAHEGKIEDVETVGGEEERKSADVIDLTELLKRSLGGKATAKPKAKAKPASKAAPARKTKKASGA from the coding sequence ATGGCTCGGGCAATCTGGAAAGGCGCGATCAGCTTCGGACTGGTACACATCCCTGTCGCGCTGGTGTCGGCAACGTCCTCGCAAGGCGTCGACTTCGACTGGCTCGATAGCCGCAGCATGGACCCGGTGGGTTATAAACGGGTTAACAAAGTCACGGGCAAGGAAGTCACCAAAGAGAACATCGTTAAAGGTGTGGCTTATGAAAAGGGCCGCTACGTGGTGCTCAGCGAGGAAGAAATTCGGTCGGCGCACCCCGTGTCGACCCAGACCATCGACATCTTCTCATTCGTCGATGCCGAGCAGATTCCACTACAAAACATCGACACGCCTTATTACCTGGCACCGGACAAGCGCGGCGGCAAGGTCTATGCGCTGCTGCGTGAAACATTGAGCAAAACCAACAAGGTCGCCCTCGCCCGCGTCGTCCTGCACACTCGGCAATATCTGGCGGCACTGATGCCGCTGGAATCGGCGCTGGTGCTGGTCAAGCTGCGCTGGCCGCAGGAAGTGCGCGGCCTCGACGAATTGGAGCTGGGCAGCGAAGTGACCAAGCCACAGTTGGCCAAGGGTGAGCTGGACATGGCCAAACGTCTGGTGCAGGACATGAGCGGCGACTGGAGTCCGGAGGATTACAAGGACGAGTTTGAAGACAAGATCATGGCGCTGGTCGAGAAAAAGGCCCATGAAGGCAAGATCGAGGATGTCGAGACGGTGGGTGGCGAGGAAGAGCGCAAGTCTGCGGATGTGATCGACCTGACCGAGCTGCTTAAACGCAGTCTGGGCGGCAAGGCCACGGCCAAACCGAAGGCAAAAGCGAAGCCTGCCAGCAAGGCAGCCCCCGCGAGAAAGACCAAAAAGGCCTCGGGGGCGTAA
- the lpxO gene encoding lipid A hydroxylase LpxO: protein MKLIIAAIYVISIAYVHLRGRVRHKLGRQLSDHSTFLAPINCFLYLFSKKPNKPYLDPSEFPDLSPLQAHWEEIRQEGQNLLRAGEIKRSNQYDDVGFNSFFKSGWKRFYLKWYGESHPSAMKLCPRTTELVQSIGSIKAAMFAELPPGSKLVRHRDPYAGSYRYHLGLDTPNDAGCYINVDGESYHWRDGEAVMFDETYIHYAENTTDKNRIILFCDIERPMKYRWAAAFNAWFSRTVMSAAGAPNDAGDRVGGINRLFTKIYKVRLRGKELKKRNRTRYYMEKWAIFGGLLAVFILI, encoded by the coding sequence GTGAAACTCATCATTGCTGCTATTTATGTCATTTCGATTGCATACGTTCACCTTCGTGGGCGCGTGCGTCACAAACTGGGCCGTCAGTTGAGCGATCACTCGACGTTCCTGGCGCCGATCAACTGCTTCCTGTACCTGTTTTCGAAGAAGCCGAACAAGCCGTATCTCGATCCTTCCGAATTTCCTGATCTGAGCCCTTTGCAGGCGCACTGGGAAGAAATTCGCCAGGAAGGGCAGAATCTGCTGCGCGCCGGTGAGATCAAACGCTCGAATCAGTACGATGACGTCGGTTTCAACTCGTTCTTCAAAAGTGGCTGGAAGCGTTTCTACCTCAAGTGGTATGGCGAGAGCCATCCGTCGGCCATGAAGTTGTGCCCGCGCACCACCGAGCTGGTGCAGAGCATCGGTTCGATCAAGGCAGCGATGTTCGCCGAGCTGCCGCCGGGTTCGAAACTGGTCCGTCACCGTGATCCTTACGCCGGTTCGTATCGCTACCACCTGGGTCTCGACACGCCAAACGACGCAGGTTGCTACATCAATGTCGACGGTGAGAGCTATCACTGGCGCGACGGTGAGGCGGTGATGTTCGATGAGACCTATATTCACTACGCCGAAAACACCACCGACAAAAACCGCATCATTCTGTTCTGCGACATCGAGCGGCCGATGAAGTATCGCTGGGCAGCGGCGTTCAATGCCTGGTTCAGCCGCACCGTGATGTCGGCGGCAGGCGCACCAAACGATGCGGGCGATCGTGTCGGTGGGATCAACCGACTGTTTACCAAAATCTACAAAGTCCGACTGCGTGGCAAAGAGCTGAAAAAGCGCAATCGCACGCGTTACTACATGGAAAAGTGGGCGATCTTCGGCGGTTTGCTGGCGGTGTTCATTCTGATCTGA
- a CDS encoding ABC-F family ATPase — protein MISTANITMQFGAKPLFENVSVKFGAGNRYGLIGANGCGKSTFMKILGGDLDPSGGQVMLEPNVRLGKLRQDQFAYEEFTVIDTVIMGHEELWKVKAERDRIYSLAEMSEEDGMAVAELETEFAEMDGYTAESRAGELLLGLGIPLEQHFGPMSEVSPGWKLRVLLAQALFSDPEVLLLDEPTNHLDINTIRWLENVLTQRNSLMIIISHDRHFLNSVCTHMADLDYGELRLFPGNYDEYMTVATQSREQLLSDNAKKKAQISELQSFVSRFSANASKAKQATSRAKAIDKIQLAEVKPSSRVSPFIRFEQNKKLHRQAVMVEKMAKGFDGKPLFKDFSFQVEAGERVAIIGPNGIGKTTLLRTLVNELTPDAGSVKWTDAAELGYYAQDHAHDFEDDVTLFDWMGQWTQGEQMIRGTLGRMLFSNDEILKSVKVISGGEQGRMLFGKLILQKPNVLIMDEPTNHLDMESIEALNLALENYPGTLIFVSHDREFVSSLATRIIELSPNGVTDFSGTYDDYLRSQGVVF, from the coding sequence TTGATTTCTACAGCTAACATCACGATGCAGTTCGGCGCCAAGCCGCTCTTCGAAAACGTTTCGGTCAAATTCGGCGCGGGTAACCGCTACGGTCTGATCGGCGCCAACGGTTGCGGCAAGTCGACCTTCATGAAAATCCTCGGTGGCGACCTCGACCCGTCCGGCGGTCAGGTCATGCTCGAGCCGAACGTGCGCCTGGGTAAATTGCGCCAGGACCAGTTCGCCTACGAAGAATTCACCGTGATCGACACCGTGATCATGGGTCACGAAGAGCTGTGGAAGGTCAAGGCCGAGCGCGACCGCATCTACTCGCTGGCAGAAATGTCGGAAGAAGACGGCATGGCCGTGGCCGAGCTGGAAACCGAGTTCGCCGAGATGGATGGCTACACCGCCGAATCCCGCGCGGGTGAACTGTTGCTGGGTCTGGGTATTCCGCTGGAACAGCATTTCGGCCCGATGAGCGAAGTCTCGCCAGGCTGGAAACTGCGCGTATTGCTGGCTCAGGCGCTGTTCTCCGATCCGGAAGTGCTGTTGCTCGACGAACCGACCAACCACCTGGACATCAACACCATTCGCTGGCTGGAAAACGTTCTGACTCAGCGTAACAGCCTGATGATCATCATCTCTCACGACCGTCACTTCCTGAACAGCGTGTGCACCCACATGGCTGACCTGGATTACGGCGAATTGCGCCTGTTCCCGGGCAACTACGACGAGTACATGACCGTGGCGACCCAGTCCCGCGAGCAACTGCTGTCGGACAACGCCAAGAAGAAAGCGCAGATTTCCGAGCTGCAATCGTTCGTCAGCCGCTTCTCGGCCAACGCCTCGAAAGCCAAACAGGCCACTTCCCGTGCCAAGGCGATCGACAAGATCCAGCTGGCCGAGGTCAAGCCTTCCAGCCGCGTGAGCCCGTTCATCCGTTTCGAGCAAAACAAAAAGCTGCACCGTCAGGCCGTCATGGTCGAAAAGATGGCCAAAGGTTTCGACGGCAAGCCACTGTTCAAAGACTTCAGCTTCCAGGTTGAAGCGGGCGAGCGCGTAGCGATCATCGGCCCGAACGGCATCGGCAAGACTACCCTGCTGCGCACCCTGGTCAACGAACTGACCCCGGATGCCGGTAGCGTCAAGTGGACCGACGCCGCGGAACTGGGCTACTACGCTCAGGACCACGCGCACGACTTTGAAGACGACGTCACGCTGTTCGACTGGATGGGTCAGTGGACGCAGGGCGAGCAGATGATTCGCGGTACCTTGGGCCGCATGCTGTTCTCCAACGATGAGATCCTCAAGTCGGTCAAAGTGATTTCCGGTGGTGAGCAAGGTCGCATGCTGTTCGGCAAGCTGATCCTGCAAAAGCCGAACGTGCTGATCATGGACGAACCGACCAACCACCTGGACATGGAATCGATCGAGGCGCTGAACCTGGCGCTGGAAAACTACCCGGGCACGCTGATTTTCGTCAGCCACGACCGTGAGTTCGTATCGTCCCTGGCCACGCGCATCATCGAGTTGAGCCCGAATGGCGTGACCGACTTCAGCGGCACCTACGATGACTACCTGCGTAGTCAGGGTGTGGTGTTCTAA